In Cryptomeria japonica chromosome 1, Sugi_1.0, whole genome shotgun sequence, the sequence GAAAGTTTTCCTTGCATTTCTTCACTCCTGAATTGCTGAGCTACCGTCCTCAAACTATCTGTAGTCACTGCATAGCATACTGTAGACTCTCTGAGTACCTCCGACAACATGACTAGAAATATGCTTACAATCCACCCGTCGTTTGGCAACCTTGTATGTCCTGTTACTACAAACACATTAGATGAAGAAAATTTAGCCGCCGCAGAGATGTTGATTTCCAGATGggacacaaaaacaacaagcaaaatGCTGTTTCAGAGCACCGCAGAAGAAGTCCGTATGTACATGGAAAATGTAGAAAATCTCCAACGACTCATGGAAAATTTGTCCGCCGCCGGCACCAACGGTCCGGATCTCTCCCGCGCACAAGGGCTGATGAAAATGTCGATGGCCCGTCTGCAGAATGAGTTTCACAAAATTCTGTTATCTAACAGCGAAGCCATCGAGCCGGACAGGAAGTCATCGGCGCTGCCGTCATCTCGTTCCCGCACAGAGAACATTATCACGACTTCCACATGCTCTGACGACGACGGCGACGAAGATGGAGGCGGCAGCGCCGACTGTCTGTCAGTAGACAGACTCTGCCAATTCCACATGGTTCCGTTGGAAGGCGTAGTGGATCTGCAGAATATAGCACAACGCATGGCGAAGAGTGGGTATGCGAGTGAATGCATCCGAGTCTTCATTCTCGCCAGAAAGTCCGTGGTGGAAGAGAGTTTATACAATCTAGGCGTGGAGAAGGTGACGTTAAAGGATGTTCGAAAAATGGAATGGAAATTTCTTGATGAAAAGATCAAGAAATGGATTTACGCTGCGAAAACCAGCATCCGGCTTCTGTTTGCCCAAGAAAAAAGGCTTTGCGACGATGTGTTTCAGGGGCTTGACAAGATGAGAGATTCTTGTTTTGCCGAAATCGCCATGAATCAGACAAGCAAGCTTTTCTCCTTGGCAGAAGCAGTGGCAGCTACAAGCCAGACGCCGGAAAGAGTATTCCGGGTGCTCGACCTCTACGAAACCCTCACCGATCTTATGCCCGACATAAAAGACACATTTTCTCAAAACCTTTGCCGAAGCGTGCACGAGCAGGCTGAGAAGATTCTGGCTCTGCTTGACGAGGTGGCCCAGCGGCTTTTCACAGAATTTGACAAGGCCATTGAGAAGGAGAATTCTAAGGCTCCCGTTGCGGGCGGCACTGTACATCCTCTCACCAGATACGTTATGAATTATCTCACTTTTCTCTCCGATTATAAGAAAACTTTAGAAAACATAACCGCAGATGCCCGTGGAGAACTGCCCAAGGAGCTACCAGACGATTTCGCCGTGGACAATCCCTCTGCCCCGTTGTCTGTCCAGCTCGGATGGACTATCTTCCTTCTGCTGTGCAAGCTCGGAAAGAAATCTGATTTGTATAAAGACGTGGCTTTGTCTTATCTCTTTCTCATGAACAACCTTCACTACATAGTACAGAAAGTGAATGGCTCTGAGCTCAAATTTATAGTTGGGGAGGGGTGGGTGAGGAAACAGTGCAATAAGGCAACACAGTATTCGGTGAAATATGAGAAGGCCGCGTGGATGAAAGTGTATTCAGGTCTGACAGAACAGGAAGCTCCAGAGAGATTTAAAGGGTTTTAATTCAGCGATGGAAGAGTTGAATGCTGATGGCTAGATAGTCTTTCAATCTACCCCGGCCCCCGCCTATCCATCAATCCCTGGGCGCGCAAAACGACACCAATAAAAAATAGAAGAGTTTTtcaattctaaaaatagaaaaagattatttcaaatctatcaaatctattAAAGCGGGATTACATGCGATGGGATTTTGTCTTACTTGGGTTAACATTTATCTTATTTAGTGGAAATTTTtaatagaattaaaaaataaatactaATATTTCATAAATGAATGTATTTCAAATAAAAGTTAGATTGTAATATCATTGATTTTCTTTTATctcaatttattaaataattaattatttattatagtaaataaaaatttaaaatatgtatgtatttat encodes:
- the LOC131035367 gene encoding exocyst complex component EXO70A1; amino-acid sequence: MTRNMLTIHPSFGNLVCPVTTNTLDEENLAAAEMLISRWDTKTTSKMLFQSTAEEVRMYMENVENLQRLMENLSAAGTNGPDLSRAQGLMKMSMARLQNEFHKILLSNSEAIEPDRKSSALPSSRSRTENIITTSTCSDDDGDEDGGGSADCLSVDRLCQFHMVPLEGVVDLQNIAQRMAKSGYASECIRVFILARKSVVEESLYNLGVEKVTLKDVRKMEWKFLDEKIKKWIYAAKTSIRLLFAQEKRLCDDVFQGLDKMRDSCFAEIAMNQTSKLFSLAEAVAATSQTPERVFRVLDLYETLTDLMPDIKDTFSQNLCRSVHEQAEKILALLDEVAQRLFTEFDKAIEKENSKAPVAGGTVHPLTRYVMNYLTFLSDYKKTLENITADARGELPKELPDDFAVDNPSAPLSVQLGWTIFLLLCKLGKKSDLYKDVALSYLFLMNNLHYIVQKVNGSELKFIVGEGWVRKQCNKATQYSVKYEKAAWMKVYSGLTEQEAPERFKGF